The following proteins are encoded in a genomic region of Arcobacter cloacae:
- a CDS encoding type IV pili methyl-accepting chemotaxis transducer N-terminal domain-containing protein, which translates to MKKNRISTKIKLIGILFFILMTSIITTTIYLNKKNEKDALIINIAGKQRMLSQNITKNIFYLYQNKEASFSELENSTTEFIYNLNSLKDGNQLSGIVKAPTDDIAKQLMKVEILWESFYKNINEFKLLNQKNDSFTNLSLKKLIDTIYITNPILLKEIDNLVSMYTNHSEEKSTQLKYIQYFFALLLILLITYSFFELKTMEEHAKKFLEESKKVIEQNINEPLTPIKIEGENEIVEATQTINHFINKINSVMTYSASAIEQSKNASLKLEELTDEFDKVINELTNSNDLSKQLNRSEDIVIQSQEYLINSTKRLQELKNELDKILQTCNSVKSS; encoded by the coding sequence ATGAAAAAAAATAGAATAAGTACAAAAATAAAATTAATAGGAATACTATTTTTTATTTTAATGACAAGTATAATAACAACAACCATATATTTAAATAAGAAAAATGAAAAAGATGCTTTAATCATAAATATAGCAGGGAAACAAAGAATGTTAAGCCAAAATATTACAAAAAATATTTTTTATTTATATCAAAACAAAGAGGCTTCATTTTCTGAACTTGAAAATTCAACCACAGAATTTATCTATAATCTTAACTCTTTAAAAGATGGAAATCAATTATCAGGAATTGTTAAAGCTCCAACTGATGACATAGCAAAGCAACTTATGAAAGTTGAAATTTTATGGGAAAGTTTTTATAAAAACATAAATGAATTCAAACTACTAAACCAAAAAAATGATTCTTTTACAAATTTATCTTTAAAAAAATTAATTGATACAATTTATATAACTAATCCTATTTTATTAAAAGAGATAGATAACTTAGTATCTATGTATACCAACCATAGTGAAGAAAAAAGTACTCAGCTAAAATATATTCAATACTTTTTTGCCCTACTTTTAATTTTGTTAATAACTTATAGTTTTTTTGAATTAAAAACTATGGAAGAGCATGCTAAAAAGTTTTTAGAAGAATCAAAAAAAGTAATTGAACAAAATATAAATGAACCTTTAACTCCAATAAAAATAGAAGGAGAAAATGAGATAGTTGAAGCAACTCAAACTATAAATCATTTTATAAATAAAATAAATTCAGTAATGACATATTCAGCAAGTGCTATTGAACAATCTAAAAATGCCTCTTTGAAACTTGAAGAACTAACAGATGAATTTGATAAAGTTATAAATGAATTGACAAATTCAAACGATTTATCAAAACAACTAAATAGAAGTGAAGATATAGTAATTCAATCTCAAGAATATTTAATAAATTCAACAAAAAGACTTCAAGAATTAAAAAATGAATTGGATAAAATTTTACAAACATGTAATAGCGTGAAATCATCATAA
- the cobA gene encoding uroporphyrinogen-III C-methyltransferase: MSKVYLTGAGPGDVELLTLKALRVIQNADVLIYDRLVNKEILEMVKKDCDLIYVGKEDKKHTLPQDEINELIYQATLKYENVVRLKGGDPFVFGRGGEEALYLQQRDIKFEIIPGISSAIAVPAYAGIPVTHRGITTSFRVVTGHENPKKKISQIEWETFLNDETIVFLMGYHNLELITSKLMNLGKRRDYPCAVISKGTTKEQEVVVGTLETIVEESKNLPTPVMIVIGEVVNLRDKIKWFN, from the coding sequence ATGTCTAAAGTTTATTTAACAGGAGCTGGTCCTGGTGATGTTGAACTGCTAACTTTAAAAGCCTTAAGAGTAATACAAAATGCTGATGTTTTAATCTATGATAGATTGGTAAATAAAGAGATTTTGGAGATGGTAAAAAAAGATTGTGATTTAATTTATGTGGGAAAAGAAGATAAAAAACATACTTTACCTCAAGATGAAATAAATGAACTAATCTATCAAGCAACATTAAAATATGAAAATGTAGTAAGATTAAAAGGTGGTGATCCTTTTGTTTTTGGTCGTGGTGGAGAAGAAGCTCTTTATTTACAGCAAAGAGATATAAAATTTGAAATAATTCCAGGAATTAGCTCAGCTATTGCAGTTCCAGCATACGCTGGAATTCCAGTAACCCATAGGGGAATAACAACCTCTTTTAGAGTTGTAACAGGACATGAAAATCCAAAGAAAAAGATTTCTCAAATAGAATGGGAGACTTTTTTAAATGATGAAACAATTGTGTTTTTGATGGGATACCATAATCTTGAATTAATTACCTCAAAATTAATGAACCTTGGAAAAAGAAGAGATTACCCATGTGCAGTAATCTCAAAAGGAACAACAAAAGAGCAAGAAGTAGTAGTTGGAACTTTAGAAACAATAGTAGAAGAATCAAAAAATCTACCAACTCCTGTAATGATAGTAATAGGAGAAGTTGTAAATTTAAGAGATAAGATTAAATGGTTTAATTAA